In a single window of the Streptomyces sp. CGMCC 4.7035 genome:
- a CDS encoding Lrp/AsnC family transcriptional regulator, translating into MTAYSPDATDWRILDVLQREGRASYADLARAVSMSASAVTERVRRLEEAGVIQGYAAVVDPERLGLPILAFVRLRYPNGNYKPFHDLVAATPEILEAHHVTGDDCFVIKVAARSMRHLEEVSGRIGALGSVTTSVVYSSPLPRRPLGR; encoded by the coding sequence ATGACCGCGTATTCCCCGGACGCCACCGACTGGCGCATCCTCGACGTCCTGCAGCGCGAGGGCCGCGCCAGCTATGCCGACCTCGCCCGCGCCGTCTCCATGTCCGCGAGCGCGGTCACCGAACGGGTGCGCCGGCTGGAGGAGGCGGGCGTCATCCAGGGGTACGCGGCGGTCGTCGATCCCGAGCGCCTGGGCCTGCCGATCCTGGCGTTCGTCCGGCTGCGCTATCCGAACGGCAACTACAAGCCGTTCCACGATCTCGTGGCGGCGACGCCGGAGATCCTGGAGGCGCACCATGTCACCGGCGACGACTGCTTCGTCATCAAGGTCGCGGCGCGCTCGATGCGCCACCTGGAGGAGGTGTCCGGCAGGATCGGCGCACTGGGATCCGTGACGACGAGCGTCGTGTACTCCTCTCCGCTGCCGCGCCGCCCCCTCGGCCGCTGA
- a CDS encoding exonuclease SbcCD subunit D: MRLLHTSDWHLGRAFHRVNMLGAQAEFIGHLVRTVRKRGVDAVVVSGDVYDRAVPPLAAVELFDDALHRLADLGVPTVMISGNHDSARRLGVGAGLIGRAGIHLRTEPAACGTPVVLTDAHGDVAFYGLPYLEPALVKDEFGVEKAGHEVVLAAAMDRVRADLATRAPGTRSVVLAHAFVTGGEPSDSERDITVGGVAAVPAGVFDGVDYAALGHLHGSQAITERVRYSGSPLPYSFSEAAHRKSMWLVDLGADGSVEAERVDCPVPRPLARIRGRLEELLVDPELERHEEAWVEATLTDPVRPAEPMARLTERFPHTLSLVFDPERAPEDPDVSYARRLAGRSDQQIAEDFVAHVRGAGPDDSERAVLQDAFDAVRADEAVREVAR; encoded by the coding sequence ATGAGGCTGCTGCACACTTCCGACTGGCATCTGGGTCGGGCGTTCCACCGGGTGAACATGCTCGGCGCCCAGGCCGAGTTCATCGGCCATCTCGTCAGGACCGTGCGCAAGCGCGGCGTGGACGCGGTGGTCGTGTCGGGAGACGTGTACGACCGCGCGGTGCCGCCGCTGGCCGCGGTCGAGCTGTTCGACGACGCCCTGCACCGCCTCGCCGACCTGGGCGTGCCCACGGTGATGATCTCCGGGAACCATGACTCGGCGCGTCGCCTCGGCGTCGGCGCGGGGCTCATCGGCCGCGCCGGCATCCATCTGCGCACCGAGCCCGCGGCCTGCGGGACACCGGTCGTGCTGACCGACGCCCACGGGGATGTGGCCTTCTACGGTCTGCCGTATCTCGAACCAGCCCTGGTGAAGGACGAGTTCGGAGTCGAGAAGGCGGGCCACGAGGTGGTGCTGGCGGCTGCCATGGACCGGGTCCGCGCCGATCTCGCCACGCGCGCGCCGGGCACCCGTTCCGTCGTCCTCGCCCACGCCTTCGTCACCGGCGGCGAGCCCAGCGACAGCGAGCGGGACATCACGGTCGGCGGGGTGGCCGCGGTGCCCGCCGGCGTCTTCGACGGGGTGGACTACGCGGCGCTGGGGCACCTGCACGGCAGCCAGGCCATCACCGAGCGCGTGCGCTACTCCGGCTCCCCGTTGCCGTACTCCTTCTCGGAAGCCGCTCACCGCAAGAGCATGTGGCTCGTCGATCTGGGTGCCGACGGCTCCGTCGAGGCGGAGCGGGTCGACTGCCCGGTGCCACGGCCCCTCGCCCGGATCCGGGGGCGACTGGAGGAACTGCTCGTGGACCCGGAGCTGGAGCGCCACGAGGAGGCGTGGGTGGAGGCCACGCTCACCGACCCGGTGCGCCCGGCGGAGCCCATGGCCCGGCTGACCGAGCGCTTCCCGCACACGCTCAGCCTCGTCTTCGACCCCGAGCGCGCCCCCGAGGACCCGGACGTGTCGTACGCGCGACGGCTGGCGGGCCGCTCCGACCAGCAGATCGCGGAGGACTTCGTGGCCCATGTGCGCGGGGCGGGCCCGGACGACAGCGAACGGGCCGTGCTCCAGGACGCGTTCGACGCGGTGCGCGCCGACGAGGCGGTCCGGGAGGTCGCCCGGTGA
- a CDS encoding SMC family ATPase, whose product MRLHRLDITAFGPFGGTQKVDFDDLSAAGLFLLHGPTGAGKTSVLDAVCYALYGAVPGARQSGQGLTLRSDHAAPQTRTEIRLELTVAGRRLEITRQPPWERPKKRGMGTTTDKAQSWLREYDATAGAWKDLSRSHQEIGEEITQLLGMSREQFCQVVLLPQGDFARFLRADAEARGKLLGRLFDTHRFAEVEKRLAERRRATEAEVRDGDAALLADAHRMQQAAGDSVPLPDLAPGEPGLADAVLAWAAVARGTARERLTIAHCARTAAESARAAAERVLDDVRERARLQRRFAEARERAALLEDRAGVHQETLARMERGRKAEAVAPALDLREAAETQHRCAATDEARARARLPETFADAGAAGLAAAARRAAEELGGLESARRAERRLAELAVERANLDREERADEAVLQDAEDWLAGWEETRAGLQRRIDAAQEDATLAEQLAVQREPARKRLAAARRRDQLAHDTDAVQARALASRERALKAHEHWLDLKEQRLKGIAAELAAGLVAGEPCAVCGATAHPAPARKVAGHVDREAEERALAAYRHVDEERAEEERQLGVIREALAAATAEAGDAPTPQLAEQAEELERLYGAARAGAAQLHAAQEELRGAERERERRAAAQQEAALRGAARVSRRDTLDRERAALDEELHRTRGDAISVSARSAHLERQAALLTEAADAARTAEDTAQRLKEADARLADAAFRAGFDTPHAAAAALLDDVAHRELQRRLDAWQQEEAAVRAVLAEADTAAAAQQPPADLRAAEQAAAAAARRLQDAASAQDAAARRCAELDRLSARATASVRRLAPLREEYDRVARMASLAAGTSADNERKMRLESYVLAARLEQVAAAATARLQRMSSGRYTLVHSDDRSGRGRSGLGLHVVDAWTGRERDTATLSGGETFFASLALALGLADVVTDEAGGVRLDTLFIDEGFGSLDDQTLDEVLDVLDSLRERDRSVGIVSHVADLRRRVHAQLEVVKGRTGSALRQRGVG is encoded by the coding sequence GTGAGGCTGCACCGGCTCGACATCACCGCCTTCGGGCCCTTCGGCGGCACCCAGAAGGTCGACTTCGACGACCTGTCCGCCGCCGGACTCTTCCTGCTGCACGGACCGACCGGCGCCGGCAAGACGTCCGTCCTGGACGCCGTGTGCTACGCGTTGTACGGGGCCGTGCCCGGCGCCCGGCAGAGCGGCCAGGGCCTGACCCTGCGCAGCGACCACGCCGCGCCACAGACACGCACCGAGATCCGACTCGAACTCACGGTCGCGGGACGCCGGTTGGAGATCACCCGGCAGCCGCCCTGGGAGCGCCCCAAGAAGCGCGGCATGGGTACGACCACGGACAAGGCGCAGAGCTGGCTGCGCGAGTACGACGCCACGGCCGGCGCCTGGAAGGATCTCAGCCGCTCCCACCAGGAGATCGGCGAGGAGATCACCCAGCTGCTCGGCATGAGCCGTGAGCAGTTCTGCCAGGTCGTGCTGCTGCCCCAGGGCGACTTCGCCCGCTTCCTGCGCGCCGACGCCGAGGCCCGCGGCAAACTGCTCGGCCGTCTCTTCGACACCCACCGCTTCGCCGAGGTGGAGAAGCGCCTCGCCGAGCGGCGGCGGGCGACCGAGGCCGAAGTGCGGGACGGTGACGCCGCGTTGCTCGCCGACGCACACCGGATGCAGCAGGCGGCGGGGGACTCCGTGCCGCTGCCGGACCTCGCCCCGGGCGAACCCGGGCTGGCCGACGCTGTCCTGGCCTGGGCCGCCGTCGCCCGCGGCACGGCCCGTGAGCGGCTCACCATCGCGCACTGTGCGCGTACGGCCGCGGAGTCGGCGCGGGCCGCAGCCGAGCGCGTCCTGGACGACGTACGCGAACGGGCGCGGTTGCAGCGCAGGTTCGCCGAGGCACGGGAGCGGGCCGCGCTGCTGGAAGACCGCGCCGGCGTCCATCAGGAGACGCTGGCGCGCATGGAGCGTGGCCGCAAGGCCGAGGCAGTGGCGCCGGCGCTCGACCTGCGTGAGGCTGCCGAGACCCAGCACCGGTGTGCCGCCACCGATGAGGCACGCGCGCGTGCCCGGCTTCCGGAGACCTTCGCCGATGCGGGCGCGGCCGGGCTCGCCGCCGCCGCGCGCCGGGCCGCCGAGGAACTCGGCGGCCTGGAGTCGGCGCGCCGCGCCGAGCGGCGGCTGGCCGAACTCGCCGTGGAGCGGGCGAACCTGGACCGTGAGGAGCGCGCCGACGAAGCCGTCCTCCAGGATGCCGAGGACTGGCTGGCAGGGTGGGAGGAGACCCGCGCGGGTCTGCAGAGGCGGATCGACGCCGCCCAGGAGGACGCCACTCTGGCCGAGCAACTCGCCGTGCAGCGCGAACCCGCACGGAAGCGGCTGGCGGCGGCCCGCAGGCGCGACCAACTGGCGCATGACACGGACGCGGTCCAGGCCCGCGCCCTCGCCTCCCGCGAGCGTGCGCTGAAGGCCCACGAACACTGGCTCGACCTCAAGGAACAACGCCTCAAGGGCATCGCGGCGGAACTCGCCGCCGGGCTCGTCGCCGGTGAACCCTGTGCCGTCTGCGGCGCCACCGCACATCCCGCTCCCGCGCGGAAGGTCGCCGGACACGTCGACCGGGAGGCCGAGGAGCGGGCGCTCGCCGCCTACCGGCACGTCGACGAGGAGCGCGCCGAGGAGGAACGGCAACTCGGCGTCATACGCGAGGCGCTGGCCGCCGCCACGGCCGAGGCCGGTGACGCACCCACGCCACAATTGGCGGAGCAGGCCGAGGAGTTGGAACGGCTCTACGGCGCCGCACGGGCGGGCGCGGCGCAGCTGCACGCCGCACAGGAGGAACTGCGAGGGGCCGAGCGCGAGCGGGAGCGGCGTGCCGCGGCCCAGCAGGAAGCCGCCCTCCGCGGCGCGGCCCGCGTCTCCCGCAGGGACACGCTGGACCGCGAACGAGCGGCACTGGACGAGGAGTTGCACCGCACCCGGGGCGATGCCATCAGCGTCTCCGCGCGCTCGGCGCACCTCGAACGGCAGGCCGCCCTGCTCACCGAGGCCGCCGACGCCGCCCGCACCGCCGAGGACACCGCGCAGCGGCTCAAGGAGGCCGACGCCCGCCTCGCCGACGCGGCCTTCCGCGCCGGGTTCGACACCCCGCACGCCGCGGCCGCCGCCCTCCTCGACGACGTGGCCCATCGCGAGCTGCAACGACGCCTCGACGCCTGGCAGCAGGAGGAGGCCGCCGTACGCGCGGTGCTCGCCGAGGCCGACACGGCGGCCGCCGCCCAGCAGCCGCCCGCCGACCTCCGTGCGGCCGAACAGGCCGCCGCGGCAGCCGCCCGCCGACTCCAGGACGCCGCCTCCGCCCAGGACGCGGCGGCCCGCCGCTGCGCCGAACTCGACCGGCTGTCCGCGCGAGCGACCGCGTCCGTACGGCGCCTCGCTCCGCTGCGCGAGGAGTACGACCGGGTGGCCCGGATGGCGTCCCTGGCGGCAGGCACCTCCGCCGACAACGAACGCAAGATGCGCCTGGAGTCGTACGTGCTCGCCGCCCGCCTGGAACAGGTGGCGGCCGCCGCGACCGCACGGCTGCAGCGCATGTCCTCCGGCCGCTACACCCTGGTCCACTCCGACGACCGCTCGGGACGCGGCCGCAGCGGCCTGGGACTGCACGTCGTCGACGCCTGGACCGGGCGTGAGCGCGACACGGCGACCCTCTCCGGCGGCGAGACGTTCTTCGCCTCCCTCGCGCTCGCGCTCGGCCTCGCGGACGTCGTCACCGACGAGGCGGGCGGGGTCCGCCTCGACACCCTCTTCATCGACGAGGGGTTCGGCAGCCTCGACGACCAGACACTCGACGAGGTCCTCGACGTGCTCGACTCCCTGCGGGAACGGGACCGCAGCGTGGGCATCGTCAGCCATGTCGCGGATCTGCGGCGGCGCGTACACGCGCAGTTGGAGGTTGTGAAGGGCAGGACGGGGTCGGCGCTGCGGCAGCGAGGCGTCGGCTGA
- a CDS encoding DUF885 domain-containing protein: MSETTKSPLPREVADAYVDALVALDPVTGTYLGVKESSSRLPDTSPAGQEALAELARETLARLDEAERRPGADSDIERRCARLLRERLTAELAVHEADEGLRAVSNLHSAVHSVREVFTITPTATDEDWAAVAERLRAVPAALRGYRESLALGLERKLYGGPRPTATFIEQLTEWSDTDGQGRGWFEDFASQGPESLRTELAEAARTANAAIVELRDWVRDVYAPTIEGAPNTVGRERYARFARYFNGTDLNLDEAYAYGWSEYHRILGEMKKEAEKVLPGAETPWVALAHLDRHGRHIEGVEEVRVWLQGLMDQAIEALDGTHFELAERVRKVEACIAPPGSAAAPYYTAPSQDFSRPGRTWLPTMGQTRFPVYDLVSTWYHEGVPGHHLQLAQWAHVADSLSRYQATVGGVSANAEGWALYAERLMDELGFLTDPEERLGYLDAQMMRAVRVIIDIGMHLELEIPADSPFHPGERWTPELAQEFFGAHSSRPADFVESELVRYLSMPGQAIGYKLGERAWLLGRENAKKRHGDAFDAKAWHMAALSQGSLGLDDLVDELSQL; this comes from the coding sequence ATGTCAGAGACCACCAAGAGCCCACTGCCCCGGGAGGTCGCCGACGCCTACGTCGACGCCCTCGTCGCCCTCGACCCGGTCACCGGCACGTACCTCGGAGTGAAGGAGAGTTCGAGCAGACTGCCCGACACCTCACCCGCGGGCCAGGAGGCGCTCGCCGAGCTGGCGCGGGAGACCCTCGCACGGCTCGACGAGGCGGAGCGCCGACCGGGCGCGGACAGTGACATCGAGCGCCGGTGCGCGCGCCTGCTGCGCGAGCGGCTCACCGCCGAGCTCGCCGTGCACGAGGCCGACGAGGGCCTCAGGGCGGTGAGCAACCTGCACTCCGCGGTGCACTCCGTGCGCGAGGTCTTCACCATCACGCCCACCGCGACGGACGAGGACTGGGCGGCGGTCGCCGAGCGGCTGCGCGCCGTGCCGGCCGCGCTGCGCGGCTACCGTGAGTCCCTCGCCCTCGGCCTGGAGCGCAAGCTGTACGGGGGCCCGCGCCCGACCGCCACCTTCATCGAGCAGCTCACCGAGTGGTCGGACACGGACGGCCAGGGTCGCGGCTGGTTCGAGGACTTCGCCTCCCAGGGACCCGAATCGCTGCGTACGGAGCTGGCGGAGGCCGCTCGTACGGCGAACGCCGCGATCGTCGAGCTGCGGGACTGGGTGCGCGACGTGTACGCGCCGACGATCGAGGGCGCGCCGAACACGGTCGGCCGCGAGCGCTACGCCCGCTTCGCGCGCTACTTCAACGGTACGGACCTGAACCTCGACGAGGCGTACGCGTACGGCTGGTCGGAGTACCACCGCATCCTCGGCGAGATGAAGAAGGAGGCCGAGAAGGTCCTGCCCGGCGCCGAGACCCCGTGGGTGGCGCTCGCGCATCTCGACCGGCACGGCAGGCACATCGAAGGCGTCGAAGAGGTCCGCGTGTGGCTTCAGGGCCTGATGGACCAAGCGATCGAGGCCCTCGACGGCACGCACTTCGAACTCGCCGAGCGGGTCCGGAAGGTGGAGGCGTGCATCGCCCCGCCCGGCAGCGCCGCGGCCCCCTACTACACGGCCCCGTCCCAGGACTTCTCGCGTCCGGGCCGGACCTGGCTGCCGACCATGGGGCAGACCCGGTTCCCGGTGTACGACCTGGTCTCGACCTGGTACCACGAGGGCGTCCCCGGCCACCACCTCCAGCTGGCCCAGTGGGCGCACGTCGCCGACAGCCTCTCCCGCTACCAGGCCACGGTGGGCGGTGTCAGCGCCAACGCCGAGGGCTGGGCCCTGTACGCGGAACGCCTCATGGACGAACTGGGCTTCCTCACCGACCCGGAGGAGCGGCTCGGCTACCTGGACGCGCAGATGATGCGGGCGGTCCGCGTCATCATCGACATCGGCATGCACCTGGAGCTGGAGATCCCGGCGGACTCGCCGTTCCACCCGGGCGAGCGCTGGACGCCGGAGCTGGCTCAGGAGTTCTTCGGCGCGCACAGCAGCCGTCCGGCGGACTTCGTGGAGAGCGAGCTGGTCCGCTACCTCTCGATGCCCGGCCAGGCGATCGGCTACAAGCTCGGCGAGCGCGCCTGGCTGCTGGGCCGCGAGAACGCGAAGAAGCGCCACGGCGACGCGTTCGACGCCAAGGCCTGGCACATGGCGGCCCTCTCGCAGGGCTCGCTGGGCCTGGACGACCTGGTGGACGAACTGTCCCAGCTCTGA
- a CDS encoding YigZ family protein: protein MQDEYRTVARAGVHETEVNRSRFLCALAPAATEQEAQDFIAGVRKEHADATHNCYAYVIGADAAVQKASDDGEPGGTAGVPMLQMLLRRDMRYVVAVVTRYYGGVKLGAGGLIRAYGGAVGEALDTLGTITRRRFRLATVTVDHQRAGKVQNDLRATGREVRDVRYGEAVTIEIGLPDADVEAFRAWLADVTAGTAGFELGGEAYGDA, encoded by the coding sequence ATGCAGGACGAGTACCGCACAGTCGCCCGCGCCGGCGTGCACGAGACCGAGGTCAATCGCTCCCGCTTCCTGTGCGCCCTCGCCCCGGCCGCCACCGAACAGGAGGCCCAGGACTTCATCGCCGGCGTACGCAAGGAGCACGCCGACGCCACGCACAACTGCTACGCCTACGTCATCGGCGCCGACGCCGCGGTCCAGAAGGCGAGCGACGACGGCGAACCGGGCGGCACCGCGGGTGTGCCCATGCTCCAGATGCTGCTGCGCCGCGACATGCGGTACGTCGTGGCCGTGGTCACTCGCTACTACGGCGGGGTGAAGCTGGGTGCGGGCGGGCTCATCAGGGCGTACGGGGGAGCGGTGGGCGAGGCCCTGGACACGCTCGGCACGATCACCCGCCGCCGGTTCCGGCTCGCCACCGTGACCGTCGACCACCAGCGCGCGGGCAAGGTGCAGAACGATCTGCGGGCCACCGGGCGCGAGGTGCGGGACGTGCGCTACGGGGAGGCCGTCACGATCGAGATCGGGCTGCCGGATGCCGACGTGGAGGCCTTCCGGGCGTGGCTCGCGGACGTCACAGCGGGTACGGCCGGGTTCGAACTGGGCGGAGAGGCCTACGGAGACGCGTGA
- a CDS encoding immunity 21 family protein: MVRYADPGAVEWVESGGGPLIAIPEVVLPFWAGADGDELSSDYDRACEVDGHVGLLPVGDTRALVLGDEPASTAYLPEHGTFVRWCAADSEAALLDRIPQALEAAEWEPEMHWDVPGAVVLFDAAWPGNASERTDHLRVALEPGRYTVRVAYVEPGPEVWVGLVQVRRAGD; the protein is encoded by the coding sequence ATGGTCAGATACGCGGATCCAGGAGCGGTCGAGTGGGTGGAGTCGGGCGGCGGACCGCTCATCGCGATACCCGAGGTGGTGCTGCCGTTCTGGGCGGGTGCCGACGGCGACGAACTGTCCTCCGACTACGACCGGGCCTGTGAGGTCGACGGTCACGTCGGACTCCTGCCGGTCGGTGACACCCGTGCCCTGGTCCTCGGCGACGAACCCGCCTCCACCGCCTATCTGCCGGAGCACGGCACGTTCGTACGGTGGTGCGCCGCCGACTCGGAGGCCGCACTCCTCGACCGGATCCCTCAGGCGCTGGAGGCGGCGGAGTGGGAGCCGGAGATGCACTGGGACGTGCCCGGAGCCGTCGTGCTGTTCGACGCGGCCTGGCCCGGAAACGCTTCCGAGCGTACCGACCATCTGCGCGTGGCGCTGGAACCCGGGAGGTACACGGTACGGGTCGCGTATGTGGAGCCCGGTCCCGAGGTGTGGGTGGGGCTCGTACAGGTGCGGAGGGCCGGGGACTGA
- a CDS encoding Lrp/AsnC family transcriptional regulator, with amino-acid sequence MAESVVLDPVDLHLLRLLQNDARTTYRDLAAQVGVAPSTCLDRVTRLRRSGVILGHELRIDPAKLGRGLEALLSVQVRPHRRELVGPFVERIRALPESRTVFHLTGPDDYLVHVAVADMTDLQRLVLDEFTARREVARVETRLIFQQWDCGPLLPPGQALPKPAEQA; translated from the coding sequence ATGGCCGAATCTGTCGTACTGGACCCGGTGGATCTCCATCTGCTGCGGCTGTTGCAGAACGACGCCCGGACGACCTATCGCGACCTCGCGGCGCAGGTCGGCGTCGCGCCCTCGACCTGTCTGGACCGGGTGACCAGACTGCGCCGCTCGGGGGTGATTCTCGGCCATGAACTGCGGATCGACCCGGCGAAGCTGGGGCGCGGGCTCGAAGCGCTGCTGTCGGTGCAGGTCAGGCCGCATCGCCGGGAGCTGGTGGGACCGTTCGTGGAGCGGATCCGGGCGCTGCCCGAGTCCCGTACGGTCTTCCACCTCACGGGACCTGACGACTACCTTGTGCATGTCGCGGTCGCGGACATGACGGATCTCCAGCGGCTGGTCCTCGACGAGTTCACTGCGCGGCGCGAAGTGGCCCGGGTGGAGACCCGGCTGATCTTCCAGCAGTGGGACTGCGGCCCGCTGCTGCCGCCCGGGCAGGCCTTGCCGAAACCCGCTGAACAGGCGTAA
- a CDS encoding rhodanese-like domain-containing protein — protein sequence MSTSTTAAVNPVLRVAPAAPAEAAAYFRAALAFHADVSDVAAALSAGGDPGFVLLDSRSTAAWDQGHIPGALHLPTALIPEQAEHLLDRSVPVVTYCWGPGCNGATRAALALAELGFQVKEMLGGFEYWAREGFEYETWEGRESRAADPLTAPVEAADCGC from the coding sequence ATGAGCACCAGCACGACCGCCGCCGTCAACCCCGTCCTGCGCGTCGCCCCGGCGGCCCCCGCCGAGGCCGCCGCCTACTTCCGCGCCGCCCTCGCCTTCCACGCCGACGTGTCCGACGTCGCCGCCGCGCTCTCGGCCGGCGGCGACCCCGGCTTCGTCCTCCTCGACTCGCGCTCCACCGCGGCCTGGGACCAGGGCCACATCCCCGGCGCGCTCCACCTGCCCACCGCACTCATCCCCGAGCAGGCCGAGCACCTTCTCGACAGGTCCGTGCCGGTGGTCACGTACTGCTGGGGCCCGGGCTGCAACGGCGCGACCCGAGCCGCCCTGGCCCTCGCCGAACTCGGCTTCCAGGTCAAGGAGATGCTCGGCGGCTTCGAGTACTGGGCGCGCGAGGGCTTCGAGTACGAGACGTGGGAGGGCCGCGAGAGCCGCGCCGCCGATCCGCTGACGGCGCCGGTGGAGGCGGCGGACTGCGGCTGCTGA